One window of Nostoc sp. C052 genomic DNA carries:
- a CDS encoding lamin tail domain-containing protein yields the protein MPVNFSGSYSQDFDGLTTNTSNTTWSNDTTLAGWSLFSQPIPGTAIATYTANNGSGNSGGFYSYGSTGSTDRALGGLGSGGAYFGSPTSGAVAGWIAFSATNTTGSTINSLNVAFNGEQWRNNGNATAQSMVLQYGFGTSFTTVPNWTTPGGNFNWTSPVATATAATVDGNVAGRVANVGGTLNTLNWGNNDTLWIRWIENNDPGNDHALAIDDFSLSVPVPSSAGVTISQSGGSTDVTEGGATDFYTVVLNSQPTANVTININNGDIQTKTTTNVNSLTFTPANWNVAQTVIVTAVNDGLVEGNHSNTITHTATSTDTNYNAITIPGLAVNITDNDSASSTLRITEYMYSSAATGEFVELTNVSNTAIDLTGWSFDDDTRTPGSFNLSGFGTVASGESVIITEATAVAFRTAWSLPASVKVLGGNANNLGRADEINIYNASNNLIDRLTYNDQTIAGSIRTQNVSGSTSNANLGSNDITKWQLSSVGDANNSYSAAGDIGSPGIYIINTTTPTAPTIQLDTASTTDLLDANGALAATGTGAISGVIGNPNDPAKTLGVNFTIADSDTPVENLTVTVTSNNTEVVPNGNLTLTGTGSSRNLKINPVGVGTANITVSVSDGTSTSNYAIAYAASANDGTPTTQFLTGTSDASTAIPVGGTFFLEADDENQLLRLYDSSKSGLPITGFDFTSSLGLTENREVDLEASTRVGNRIFWLGSQSNSDDGKNRPNRDRIFATDISGTGASTALSYVGRYDFLKEDIINWDVTNGHGKGANYYGLAASAATNVGSKQADGYNIEGLEVAPNNTTAYIAFRAPQVPPSGRSNALIVPVTNFASLISASNGGTQGSSQFGAPIELDLGGRGIREIRKNANNQYVIIAGPAGDAGVAPNDFRLYTWDGNPNSAPQLRAATFPPSFNPEGIITIPDNLTNTSQIQFVSDDGNSVLYNDGTAAKDLSQNNFKKFRTDSVTLGAVVFTPRIHDIQGASHISVFNGQKVADVAGIVTAIKSNGFYLQDPNPDNDDRTSEGIFVFTSSAPTVQVGDSVLVGGTVSEFRPGGATSANLTTTEIITATITKLSSGNALPTAIILGNGGRTIPTSVIDNDTTGNIETGTTTFDPAQDGIDFYESLEAMRVQVNNPVAVSPTNSFGEIWLLGDNGANATGRTARGGVVISPNDFNPERIQIDDTLFTSGSSPQVNVGATFGTITGVVDYSFSNYEVLPTSVTVTSDTLTKEVTNLTPTTDQLTVATFNVENLDPGDGATKFNNLASRIVNNLKSPDIISLEEIQDNNGPTNDSVVDASTTYQTLINAITAAGGPTYQYRQINPVDDTNGGEPGGNIRVGFLFNPNRVSFVDRPGGTSTSNTTVTNVAGVPTVSNSPGLIDPTNPAFTSSRKPLVGEFTFNGKTVYIIGNHFNSKGGDQPLYGPNQPPTLSSEVQRQQQATVVKNFVQSILAIAPNANVIVAGDLNDFEFSNPVSILESAGLTSLIETLPANERYTYNFEGNAQTLDHVLVSNNLLSKLDGYDVVHINSEFADQDSDHDPSLARFNLPGNSAPTDISVNVTSVNENVPANTVVSTLTTTDPDTGNTFSYSLVAGTGDADNAAFAIANNTLKINASPDFESKSSYSIRVRSTDNGGLFVEKALTIQVNDLNEAPTLVQPIDDQIISTNKAFSFNVSNKFTDVDRGDTLSYSATGLPTGSSIVANTGVISGNISQAGIFAVTVTATDRSGANVSDSFDLTVANNKATSGNDIIFVSELTGLNKYIVYALAGSDRVIGTNTSELIDGGSGNDYLDGKGGIDVLLGGDGNDTILGGLGSDALSGGNGNDRLIGWGGGTNEIDILNGDQGADTYVLSDASSVFYASSRNSDYADIVNFKANDQIQLKGVANNYSLGSVRSDVGIFTNNGTELIAVVENGLNRNTNLATDTRFVFV from the coding sequence GTTCAGGAGGAGCCTACTTTGGTAGCCCCACATCAGGAGCCGTTGCTGGATGGATTGCCTTTTCTGCCACAAATACCACTGGCTCAACCATTAACAGCCTAAATGTTGCTTTTAATGGAGAACAATGGCGCAACAATGGAAACGCTACTGCCCAGTCAATGGTTCTACAGTACGGATTTGGTACATCCTTTACTACAGTTCCTAATTGGACTACCCCTGGTGGAAACTTTAATTGGACTTCTCCTGTGGCAACTGCAACTGCCGCTACTGTTGATGGCAATGTAGCTGGTCGAGTCGCTAATGTGGGTGGTACACTCAATACCTTAAACTGGGGAAATAACGATACACTCTGGATTCGTTGGATTGAAAATAATGATCCTGGAAACGATCATGCTCTAGCGATCGATGATTTTTCTTTATCGGTACCTGTTCCTAGTTCAGCAGGTGTCACCATTAGCCAATCAGGGGGTAGCACAGATGTAACTGAAGGTGGTGCTACAGATTTTTACACAGTAGTCTTGAATAGCCAGCCAACAGCAAATGTTACCATCAATATCAATAATGGCGACATTCAAACAAAAACCACAACCAACGTTAATAGCCTAACTTTCACTCCTGCAAACTGGAACGTAGCCCAGACCGTAATAGTAACTGCCGTAAACGATGGCTTGGTTGAAGGAAATCACTCTAATACCATTACTCATACAGCAACTAGTACAGATACTAACTACAACGCCATCACAATTCCCGGACTTGCAGTAAACATTACCGACAACGATTCGGCTTCGTCTACTCTCCGAATCACCGAGTATATGTACAGTAGTGCTGCTACTGGTGAATTTGTCGAACTGACTAACGTTAGTAATACAGCCATAGATTTAACGGGATGGAGTTTTGACGACGATACTCGCACCCCCGGCTCATTTAACTTGAGTGGTTTCGGAACCGTTGCGTCTGGGGAGTCCGTAATTATTACAGAAGCTACTGCTGTGGCTTTCCGCACCGCTTGGAGTCTTCCTGCTTCTGTGAAAGTTCTCGGTGGTAATGCCAACAACCTCGGACGTGCTGACGAAATCAATATCTATAATGCTTCTAATAATCTCATCGATCGCCTCACTTATAACGATCAAACTATTGCAGGTAGTATTCGCACCCAAAATGTTAGCGGCTCCACTAGCAATGCAAATCTTGGCAGTAACGATATCACCAAATGGCAGCTTTCCTCGGTAGGTGATGCCAACAACTCTTATTCAGCCGCTGGGGACATTGGCAGCCCAGGTATTTACATTATTAATACCACAACTCCGACAGCGCCAACTATTCAACTGGACACAGCCAGCACCACAGACTTATTAGATGCTAACGGGGCTTTGGCTGCTACAGGAACAGGGGCAATTAGCGGTGTAATTGGCAACCCCAACGATCCAGCAAAGACATTGGGTGTAAACTTTACGATCGCTGATTCCGATACCCCTGTAGAAAATTTGACCGTCACAGTCACCAGCAATAATACCGAGGTGGTTCCTAACGGCAACCTCACTCTAACTGGTACTGGAAGCAGTCGCAATCTCAAAATTAATCCTGTCGGTGTTGGTACTGCAAACATTACAGTAAGTGTCAGTGATGGTACGAGTACTTCTAATTATGCGATCGCCTACGCAGCATCGGCGAATGATGGTACTCCTACAACTCAATTTTTAACGGGTACGAGTGATGCTTCTACAGCTATTCCCGTGGGTGGGACGTTTTTCTTAGAAGCCGATGACGAAAATCAACTTTTGCGTCTCTACGATTCCAGCAAATCGGGACTCCCGATAACTGGGTTTGATTTTACAAGTTCTCTTGGACTAACCGAAAATCGAGAAGTCGATTTGGAAGCTTCTACCAGAGTAGGGAATCGCATTTTTTGGCTAGGCTCACAAAGCAATAGCGATGATGGGAAAAATCGCCCTAACCGCGATCGCATTTTTGCTACAGATATTAGTGGTACGGGAGCATCCACCGCACTCAGTTATGTAGGTCGCTATGACTTTTTAAAGGAAGACATCATCAACTGGGATGTCACCAACGGTCACGGCAAGGGGGCAAATTACTACGGCTTGGCTGCTAGCGCTGCCACTAATGTCGGGTCGAAACAAGCAGACGGCTATAATATTGAAGGCTTGGAAGTTGCCCCGAATAACACCACAGCCTATATTGCCTTCCGCGCCCCCCAAGTTCCTCCCTCTGGACGTTCCAATGCACTCATCGTTCCCGTCACCAACTTTGCTAGCTTAATATCAGCTAGTAATGGTGGTACACAAGGCTCGTCACAATTTGGCGCTCCCATTGAATTAGATTTAGGTGGTCGGGGTATTCGAGAAATTCGCAAGAATGCCAATAACCAGTATGTGATTATTGCTGGCCCAGCAGGAGACGCAGGAGTAGCCCCGAACGATTTCCGCCTCTACACTTGGGATGGCAACCCCAACAGCGCTCCCCAATTGCGGGCGGCGACATTCCCTCCTAGCTTCAACCCCGAAGGAATTATCACCATCCCTGACAACTTAACAAATACCTCTCAAATTCAATTCGTCAGCGATGATGGCAACAGTGTTCTTTATAACGACGGCACAGCAGCCAAAGATTTATCACAGAACAACTTCAAAAAATTCCGCACCGATAGCGTTACACTCGGCGCTGTAGTCTTCACTCCTCGCATTCACGACATCCAAGGTGCATCTCACATCTCTGTGTTTAATGGGCAAAAAGTCGCTGATGTCGCGGGAATTGTCACAGCCATAAAATCTAATGGCTTCTATTTGCAAGACCCCAACCCAGATAACGACGATCGCACATCTGAAGGTATTTTTGTCTTCACCTCATCAGCCCCAACTGTGCAAGTGGGTGATTCTGTACTAGTTGGCGGTACAGTGAGCGAGTTTCGTCCTGGTGGTGCTACCAGCGCCAACCTGACGACTACTGAGATTATTACCGCCACGATTACTAAACTCTCCAGTGGCAATGCTTTACCAACTGCCATCATTTTGGGTAATGGTGGCAGAACTATCCCAACGTCAGTAATCGACAACGATACTACTGGTAATATCGAAACTGGAACCACCACCTTTGACCCTGCCCAAGATGGCATTGATTTCTACGAAAGCTTGGAAGCAATGCGAGTACAGGTAAATAATCCTGTAGCAGTTAGTCCGACTAATTCTTTTGGAGAGATTTGGTTATTGGGGGACAATGGCGCTAATGCTACCGGACGCACAGCCCGCGGTGGTGTGGTGATTAGTCCCAATGATTTTAATCCAGAGCGTATCCAAATTGATGATACTTTGTTTACCTCTGGTAGTTCACCCCAAGTTAACGTCGGTGCGACATTCGGCACGATTACGGGTGTGGTCGATTATAGTTTCAGCAACTACGAAGTTCTACCAACCTCGGTGACAGTGACTTCCGACACGCTGACCAAGGAAGTTACTAATTTAACTCCCACCACCGATCAATTAACAGTTGCTACCTTCAACGTCGAAAACCTTGACCCAGGCGATGGTGCAACCAAGTTTAACAACCTTGCCAGCCGCATTGTTAATAACCTCAAATCACCAGATATCATTAGTCTCGAAGAAATTCAGGACAATAACGGGCCGACGAATGATAGCGTGGTTGATGCTAGCACAACTTACCAAACATTAATTAATGCAATTACTGCTGCTGGTGGCCCCACATATCAATATCGCCAAATCAACCCAGTAGACGATACGAATGGCGGTGAACCGGGTGGCAATATTCGAGTGGGTTTCTTGTTTAATCCCAATCGTGTCAGCTTTGTAGATCGCCCTGGTGGTACTTCCACATCCAACACCACAGTCACCAATGTTGCTGGTGTTCCTACAGTTTCTAATAGTCCTGGTTTGATTGACCCCACCAACCCCGCCTTTACTAGCAGTCGTAAACCCTTAGTTGGTGAATTTACCTTCAACGGTAAAACTGTTTATATCATTGGCAACCACTTTAATTCTAAAGGTGGCGACCAACCGCTATACGGGCCAAATCAACCGCCAACCCTTAGCAGTGAAGTGCAGCGTCAGCAACAAGCTACGGTGGTGAAAAACTTTGTCCAAAGTATTTTAGCGATCGCCCCTAATGCCAATGTAATAGTAGCGGGTGACTTAAATGATTTTGAGTTTTCCAACCCCGTCAGCATTTTAGAAAGCGCTGGACTGACTTCTCTAATTGAAACCCTACCTGCAAACGAGCGTTACACCTACAACTTTGAAGGCAACGCCCAAACACTTGACCACGTTTTAGTAAGTAATAATTTGCTCAGTAAGCTGGATGGGTATGATGTAGTTCATATCAATTCTGAGTTTGCCGATCAGGATAGCGATCATGACCCCAGCCTAGCTCGGTTTAATTTGCCTGGAAATAGCGCTCCTACAGATATTTCAGTGAATGTTACCAGTGTCAATGAAAATGTTCCAGCGAATACAGTAGTAAGTACATTAACTACTACTGACCCGGATACAGGTAACACTTTCAGCTACAGCTTAGTTGCGGGGACAGGTGATGCAGATAACGCTGCCTTTGCGATCGCCAACAACACTTTAAAAATCAACGCTTCCCCAGACTTTGAAAGCAAATCTTCCTACAGCATTCGGGTACGCAGCACCGATAATGGTGGACTTTTCGTGGAAAAGGCGTTGACGATCCAAGTTAACGATCTCAATGAAGCACCCACGTTAGTGCAACCCATTGACGACCAAATTATCTCTACCAATAAAGCTTTCTCTTTCAATGTCAGCAATAAATTTACTGACGTAGATCGAGGCGACACCCTCAGCTACAGCGCTACGGGCTTACCCACTGGTTCTAGTATCGTTGCCAACACAGGTGTGATATCCGGCAATATCTCCCAAGCTGGGATTTTTGCAGTCACAGTTACCGCCACTGATCGCAGTGGCGCTAATGTTAGCGATTCCTTTGACCTGACTGTTGCCAATAATAAGGCAACATCTGGCAACGACATTATCTTTGTCAGCGAACTTACTGGTTTAAACAAATACATAGTCTATGCTCTCGCTGGAAGCGATCGCGTCATCGGCACTAATACCAGTGAGTTAATAGACGGTGGATCGGGCAATGATTACCTTGATGGCAAAGGAGGTATAGATGTACTTCTTGGCGGCGATGGCAATGACACAATCTTAGGTGGACTTGGCAGTGACGCACTTTCTGGAGGCAATGGTAACGACCGCCTCATTGGTTGGGGAGGAGGTACAAACGAAATCGATATCCTCAACGGCGATCAGGGCGCAGATACTTACGTTTTAAGTGATGCCAGTTCAGTTTTCTATGCTAGTTCCCGCAACAGTGATTACGCCGATATTGTCAACTTCAAAGCAAACGATCAGATTCAGCTTAAGGGAGTTGCTAACAATTACTCACTAGGGTCAGTTAGATCGGATGTAGGCATTTTTACCAACAATGGAACGGAATTGATTGCTGTTGTAGAAAACGGGTTAAATCGCAATACCAATTTGGCAACAGATACTCGTTTCGTGTTTGTTTAA